A part of Aegilops tauschii subsp. strangulata cultivar AL8/78 chromosome 2, Aet v6.0, whole genome shotgun sequence genomic DNA contains:
- the LOC141040600 gene encoding FACT complex subunit SPT16-like: protein MAIMFKDLKKDVLRIDSIQSTSLDAMKEWIDTTDLKYFQSRLYLNWRPMLKTIIDDPQKFVDDGGWEFLNMEASDSGEDETEESDQGYEPSTAELESELEDEDSDSASLVESDENEEED from the coding sequence ATGGCTATCATGTTCAAGGACTTGAAGAAGGATGTTCTCCGCATCGACTCCATTCAGTCAACCTCACTTGATGCGATGAAGGAGTGGATTGACACCACTGATCTCAAGTACTTTCAGAGCAGGCTGTATCTGAACTGGCGCCCTATGCTAAAGACTATCATTGATGATCCTCAGAAGTTTGTTGACGATGGTGGCTGGGAGTTCCTGAACATGGAGGCAAGCGATTCCGGGGAAGATGAAACGGAGGAATCAGACCAGGGGTACGAGCCTTCTACTGCTGAGCTCGAGTCTGAATTAGAAGACGAAGACTCCGACAGCGCGTCCTTGGTGGAATCAGACGAGAATGAGGAAGAGGATTGA